One Acidobacteriaceae bacterium genomic region harbors:
- a CDS encoding HEAT repeat domain-containing protein: MHASRKLVTLAVLFPFVFTSARSSAQKVVTHADAMIVGSNTPVQEAEEPEVKAASASVESAWNMLATATHKAVVTRISAMAALGTMGSDARAAKMIREGMNDPDMEVRTAAILAAGQTKNRALLPALRERLKDSEPQIVFTAAATMWKMGDRSGEEVLKAVADGDRKATPGLMHGAKNDVNHELHHPGELAMMGATDGASLLLGPFGFGIRAVEYMRKSGGDASRAAAINLLAESHARGIDAELMDALDDKDAAVRAAAAKALGQRHDAAAVKSLGELFSDPKLPVRLTAAAAYINCARGARVRT, encoded by the coding sequence ATGCACGCCTCGCGCAAGCTCGTCACGCTAGCCGTTTTGTTTCCTTTTGTCTTCACAAGTGCGCGATCCTCGGCACAAAAAGTAGTGACACACGCCGACGCAATGATCGTCGGATCGAACACGCCTGTCCAAGAGGCTGAGGAGCCGGAGGTGAAGGCGGCGTCGGCGAGCGTTGAGTCTGCATGGAACATGCTGGCGACAGCGACGCACAAAGCTGTCGTGACACGCATCAGCGCAATGGCAGCGCTGGGAACGATGGGTTCGGACGCGCGTGCGGCGAAGATGATCCGCGAAGGAATGAATGACCCCGACATGGAGGTGCGTACCGCGGCAATCCTCGCAGCAGGACAGACGAAGAATCGCGCGCTGCTTCCGGCGCTGCGTGAACGGCTGAAGGATTCAGAGCCGCAGATTGTCTTTACGGCGGCAGCGACGATGTGGAAGATGGGCGACCGCTCCGGCGAAGAGGTGCTGAAGGCCGTGGCCGACGGTGATCGCAAGGCAACGCCGGGGCTGATGCATGGCGCGAAAAATGATGTGAATCACGAACTGCATCATCCGGGCGAGCTCGCAATGATGGGAGCAACAGACGGTGCGTCGCTGCTGCTTGGGCCGTTCGGATTCGGCATCAGGGCAGTGGAATATATGCGGAAGAGCGGCGGTGATGCATCCAGAGCAGCGGCGATCAACCTGCTTGCGGAGAGCCATGCGCGGGGAATCGACGCGGAGTTGATGGACGCGCTGGATGACAAGGATGCGGCAGTGCGTGCAGCAGCCGCAAAGGCGCTGGGGCAACGCCACGACGCCGCGGCGGTGAAGTCACTGGGTGAACTCTTCAGCGACCCGAAGCTGCCGGTGCGGCTGACTGCGGCAGCAGCGTATATCAACTGCGCGCGCGGCGCCCGAGTCAGAACGTAG
- a CDS encoding HEAT repeat domain-containing protein, translating to MNARRSTVCFALLAGLTFGPVHAQDTTPTPPPQQQPAPVQQAQPQEVAPPPRDQRQPEEKGQNFEPNEIRAWSILTDAAGPGRPAHDRVQAMAALGTMGNDERAARLIEEGFTAKDYDVRVAAVLAAGLTKNPKLLPPLERVLDDDNSLVAYTAAITLWKMHDEAGQDLLTAVALGDHKAAPGLIKSEKHKAAKDLHSPKTMAMIAVNQGSGYFLGPFGVGLKAIEMVNKDSGAAPRAAAIDQLAKQHTDQVHEVLVQDLTDGEPAVRAAAAKGLGRWTGDDTAKLVQPMFGDNKLAVRLTAAATYLRAIHNIPTPSDSECEF from the coding sequence ATGAACGCACGTCGCTCGACGGTTTGCTTCGCCCTTTTGGCCGGCCTTACTTTCGGGCCGGTTCATGCGCAGGACACCACTCCGACGCCTCCGCCGCAGCAACAGCCCGCGCCCGTCCAGCAGGCGCAGCCGCAGGAAGTCGCGCCCCCGCCACGGGACCAGCGTCAGCCAGAGGAAAAGGGACAGAACTTCGAGCCGAACGAGATTCGCGCGTGGTCGATCCTGACGGATGCAGCGGGGCCGGGACGACCGGCGCATGACCGCGTCCAGGCCATGGCGGCGCTGGGGACGATGGGCAATGACGAGCGTGCGGCGCGGCTGATCGAAGAGGGATTCACTGCCAAGGACTATGACGTGCGCGTCGCGGCCGTCTTGGCTGCCGGACTCACGAAGAACCCGAAATTACTGCCGCCGCTCGAACGCGTGCTGGACGACGACAACTCCCTTGTCGCCTACACCGCCGCGATCACGCTGTGGAAGATGCATGACGAAGCAGGGCAGGACCTGTTGACGGCGGTGGCTCTGGGCGACCACAAAGCTGCCCCGGGACTGATCAAGAGCGAGAAACACAAAGCCGCGAAGGATCTGCACAGTCCGAAGACGATGGCAATGATTGCCGTCAATCAGGGGTCGGGATACTTCCTGGGTCCATTCGGCGTTGGGCTGAAGGCGATCGAGATGGTGAATAAGGACAGCGGAGCCGCGCCACGAGCGGCCGCTATCGATCAGCTCGCGAAACAGCATACCGATCAGGTTCACGAGGTCCTGGTGCAGGACCTGACCGACGGCGAACCAGCTGTGCGAGCCGCGGCGGCAAAGGGCCTGGGCCGTTGGACGGGCGATGACACGGCCAAGCTGGTGCAGCCAATGTTCGGCGACAACAAGCTGGCCGTGCGGCTGACCGCAGCGGCGACCTATCTGCGGGCGATTCACAACATTCCGACGCCGTCGGATTCAGAGTGCGAGTTCTAG